The following coding sequences are from one Leptolyngbya sp. NIES-3755 window:
- a CDS encoding hypothetical protein (hypothetical protein Npun_R4127;~similar to AA sequence:cyanobase_aa:LBDG_26130): MKTVFAAASLPIGFALSLGTIGVQSASAQIVIRSTGVITGTVVPPSQNPNFNQGTTRVDTDSQGRFFRNGQLVYSAQDFNPNLVQTDGQGRFWVDFRGIPIVSTDGTLTSPVLSNGQLEPIRRNHNAPTRFHGTIQDELVVRGRYTGTATDPSTGLQYQGTFDINGQGPRYSDRTGGTSPTVFDFRSHYNFNTNPQLPPRPTVNSFRIDAMPVQLRVTIPAGLAPIQAPPTPPSGSPNPAPIAPPTPIAPPIGIDPNLSGILSNNQLQQVSRVVLEGSTSTPTQVGPSSRILLR; this comes from the coding sequence ATGAAAACAGTTTTTGCGGCAGCTTCGCTTCCCATAGGGTTCGCTCTTTCTCTCGGTACGATCGGAGTCCAGTCTGCCTCGGCTCAAATCGTCATCCGCAGCACAGGTGTCATTACGGGTACAGTCGTTCCTCCGAGCCAAAATCCGAACTTCAACCAAGGCACAACTAGAGTCGATACCGATTCACAAGGACGCTTCTTTAGAAACGGTCAACTCGTCTACTCGGCTCAAGATTTTAACCCCAATCTCGTTCAAACCGATGGACAAGGACGATTCTGGGTTGATTTTCGTGGAATCCCGATCGTGTCCACAGACGGCACTCTAACCTCTCCCGTACTATCAAACGGTCAACTCGAACCGATTCGCCGCAATCACAATGCCCCAACTCGATTCCACGGCACGATTCAAGATGAATTAGTAGTCCGAGGTAGATATACCGGAACTGCAACCGATCCAAGCACCGGACTCCAGTATCAAGGCACATTTGACATCAATGGACAAGGACCGAGATACAGCGATCGCACCGGAGGCACGAGTCCGACTGTGTTCGATTTTCGATCGCACTACAATTTCAACACCAATCCGCAACTGCCACCCCGTCCCACGGTGAACTCCTTCCGAATCGATGCGATGCCCGTTCAATTGCGCGTCACGATTCCAGCAGGTTTAGCACCAATCCAAGCGCCTCCCACGCCACCAAGCGGTTCACCTAATCCAGCACCGATCGCACCTCCGACCCCGATTGCGCCCCCAATCGGGATTGATCCAAATCTCAGCGGCATTCTGAGCAACAATCAACTCCAACAGGTGAGCCGAGTTGTACTAGAAGGCTCGACATCGACACCAACGCAGGTTGGACCCAGTAGCCGAATTCTGTTGAGGTAA
- a CDS encoding carbohydrate-selective porin OprB (similar to AA sequence:cyanobase_aa:LBDG_26120), which yields MTDIGAESFRLAEGTALPPQQPPLIAQKKTLQNSVQSVAPPISTTVTAPETERSPEFSTVKSDTKEVQPDLDRLTIEPLPSAVPEFSSDGMEQVTSVSQLSDVHPTDWAFQALQSLVERYGCIAGYPDQTFRGNRALTRYEFAAGLNACLDRVQELINAQRSNAVTRQDLDALQKLQAEFSTELAEVKGRVDNLEARTATLEKNQFSTTTRLVGQAIVSTQFSNKADIDLFPRDGTPERQAETKPTLTNNVQISLATSFSGRDLLLTTLQTGNVRSNAPNLFTNMGRLSYESDLENQVFISDLSYRFPVANNFGVLIGASGVNPSNVFRGINPLEGAGEGTLSLLGQRNPILAIGNGIGGVGFDWQINPRLSLQGLYSAELPSFAGNSNAGGLVGGRYVAGAQLTIAPTNTIDIGIHYLFSRSPDGFLGTGIGDSQLLSPFAPTNSAFTTHAIGGTLAWRLNPKFTIGGWGGWTSSKAIDISGSVQTTNWMVFSAFPDLFVPGNLGGILFGQPPKITNSTLPDGYNFPRFSDTGSRGGQPDTALHLEAFYRARLNSFLDLTPGIFVIFNSNHNAANDPIVVGAVRATFRF from the coding sequence ATGACCGACATTGGAGCGGAAAGCTTTCGCTTAGCCGAAGGCACCGCGCTTCCCCCCCAACAGCCCCCGTTAATTGCCCAAAAGAAGACGCTTCAGAACTCCGTTCAGTCCGTCGCTCCTCCAATTAGCACCACCGTGACCGCTCCAGAAACTGAGCGATCGCCAGAATTTAGCACTGTAAAATCTGACACTAAAGAAGTTCAACCCGATCTCGATCGACTCACTATAGAACCTCTGCCCTCAGCCGTTCCAGAATTTAGCTCAGACGGAATGGAACAGGTCACTTCTGTTTCTCAATTGTCAGATGTGCATCCGACCGATTGGGCATTTCAGGCACTTCAAAGTTTAGTAGAACGGTATGGCTGTATTGCAGGTTATCCAGACCAAACCTTTCGAGGAAATCGAGCATTGACTCGATACGAATTTGCAGCAGGATTGAATGCTTGTCTCGATCGAGTTCAAGAATTGATTAACGCTCAGCGATCGAATGCTGTAACTCGCCAAGATTTGGATGCACTGCAAAAACTACAGGCTGAATTCTCGACTGAGCTTGCAGAAGTGAAAGGACGAGTTGATAACTTAGAAGCTCGAACTGCGACTTTAGAAAAGAATCAGTTTTCAACGACAACTCGATTAGTTGGACAAGCGATCGTATCGACTCAATTCAGCAACAAAGCGGATATTGATCTTTTCCCAAGAGATGGCACTCCAGAGCGTCAAGCAGAAACGAAGCCAACTTTAACGAATAATGTGCAGATTTCACTGGCGACTTCGTTTAGTGGACGGGATTTGCTCTTAACAACGCTGCAAACAGGAAATGTTCGATCGAATGCTCCCAACCTATTCACCAACATGGGGCGGCTTTCTTATGAATCCGATCTAGAGAATCAGGTTTTCATCAGTGACTTATCCTATCGATTCCCAGTTGCAAATAATTTTGGGGTTCTGATTGGTGCATCTGGCGTGAATCCTTCTAATGTTTTCCGAGGCATCAATCCCTTAGAAGGTGCAGGGGAAGGAACGCTTTCGTTACTCGGTCAGCGCAATCCAATCTTAGCGATCGGGAATGGAATCGGTGGAGTCGGTTTCGATTGGCAAATCAATCCACGTCTTAGCTTGCAAGGACTTTACAGCGCCGAACTGCCTTCGTTTGCAGGGAATTCTAATGCAGGTGGATTGGTCGGAGGTCGATATGTCGCAGGAGCACAATTGACGATCGCGCCCACGAATACGATCGACATTGGCATTCACTATTTATTTTCTCGATCGCCGGATGGCTTCCTTGGAACGGGTATCGGAGATTCGCAACTGCTCTCACCTTTTGCGCCGACGAATTCTGCATTTACCACTCATGCGATCGGGGGAACACTCGCTTGGCGATTAAATCCGAAATTCACGATCGGCGGTTGGGGTGGATGGACAAGCTCGAAAGCGATCGACATCTCTGGTTCTGTCCAAACCACAAACTGGATGGTCTTTTCCGCGTTTCCTGATCTATTCGTACCCGGAAATCTCGGAGGAATTCTCTTTGGGCAACCGCCTAAGATCACAAACAGTACCTTACCGGATGGTTATAATTTTCCTCGGTTCAGTGATACAGGGAGCAGAGGCGGACAACCTGACACCGCACTGCATTTAGAAGCATTCTACCGCGCCAGATTGAACTCGTTTCTCGACCTCACTCCTGGCATCTTCGTAATCTTCAATTCCAACCACAACGCCGCCAACGATCCGATCGTGGTCGGTGCAGTTCGAGCTACTTTCCGGTTCTAA
- a CDS encoding unknown protein (similar to AA sequence:cyanobase_aa:MAE32030), whose translation MNIPENPTNTDIRDALLQLNATVVQLEEKVDERFGKLEGKFSQLEEKVDRIDYKFDVYQKGTDAMVRMATTIIIAAASVVVLSNLSPAIAQLITALTTN comes from the coding sequence ATGAACATTCCAGAAAATCCAACCAATACTGATATTCGTGATGCTTTGCTACAACTCAATGCAACAGTAGTACAGCTTGAAGAGAAAGTTGACGAAAGATTTGGCAAGTTGGAAGGAAAATTTAGCCAATTAGAAGAGAAAGTCGATCGAATTGATTACAAATTTGATGTCTATCAAAAAGGCACAGATGCGATGGTACGGATGGCAACCACAATTATTATTGCTGCGGCTTCGGTGGTTGTGCTGTCAAATCTTAGTCCTGCGATCGCTCAATTAATCACTGCACTCACAACAAATTAG
- a CDS encoding DNA binding protein HU (similar to AA sequence:cyanobase_aa:LBDG_18670) yields the protein MNKGELVDAVAEKASVTKKQADAVLSAAIETIVEAVSSGDKVTLVGFGSFESRERKAREGRNPKTGDKMEIPATRVPAFSAGKLFKEKVAPED from the coding sequence ATGAACAAAGGTGAACTCGTTGATGCAGTGGCAGAAAAGGCAAGTGTCACGAAAAAACAAGCCGATGCAGTCCTGTCCGCCGCGATCGAAACGATCGTCGAAGCGGTTTCCTCTGGTGACAAAGTGACCTTGGTAGGTTTCGGATCGTTTGAATCGCGTGAACGCAAAGCGCGGGAAGGACGCAACCCCAAAACTGGCGATAAAATGGAAATTCCTGCAACTCGCGTTCCTGCATTTTCGGCAGGAAAACTCTTCAAAGAGAAGGTTGCACCCGAAGATTAA
- a CDS encoding threonine-phosphate decarboxylase (similar to AA sequence:cyanobase_aa:LBDG_18660) has protein sequence MVRPTHGGNVSWAASLAGCSPSAILDFSASINPLGTPKSAIEAIQAHLPLLRDYPDPNYQQVRSMLAQIHQLSPDWILPGNGSAELLTWACWDLAELEQTALFVPAFGDYFRALDAFGAKIQRVPIESNLKGSRSTGLLLNNPHNPTGKLFDRAWIQQQLDQFALVVVDEAFMDFLPPEQSLISEIEKYPNLVILRSLTKFYALPGLRFGYAIAHPDRIKSWQERRDPWSVNTLATVAAEAVLQDHEFQKQTFDWLEVARPQLFNGLKAIPGLSPLPGVANYFLVKSERSVSQLQKQLLEHDKILIRDCLSFAELGDRYFRVAVRLPAENQRLIDGLTSCLLTTIS, from the coding sequence TTGGTTCGTCCAACGCATGGGGGAAACGTATCTTGGGCAGCAAGTCTCGCTGGCTGTTCCCCCAGTGCAATTCTTGATTTTTCTGCCAGTATCAACCCACTCGGAACTCCGAAATCGGCAATTGAAGCGATTCAAGCCCATTTGCCGTTACTGCGAGATTATCCTGATCCGAACTATCAGCAGGTGCGATCGATGCTAGCTCAGATCCACCAGCTTTCTCCGGACTGGATTTTGCCCGGTAATGGGTCGGCGGAGTTGCTGACTTGGGCGTGTTGGGATTTGGCGGAATTGGAGCAAACTGCGCTGTTTGTGCCTGCATTTGGCGACTATTTTCGAGCGCTAGATGCGTTTGGGGCAAAGATTCAGCGGGTTCCAATCGAGTCGAATCTGAAAGGTTCTCGATCGACTGGGTTGCTGTTGAATAATCCGCACAATCCAACAGGAAAATTGTTCGATCGTGCTTGGATTCAACAACAGTTGGATCAGTTTGCGCTGGTCGTGGTGGATGAGGCGTTTATGGACTTCTTGCCACCAGAACAAAGTTTGATTTCGGAAATTGAGAAGTATCCGAATTTGGTGATTTTACGATCGCTGACGAAGTTCTATGCGCTGCCAGGATTGCGGTTTGGATATGCGATCGCTCATCCCGATCGGATTAAATCTTGGCAAGAACGGCGCGATCCGTGGTCGGTAAATACTTTGGCAACAGTGGCGGCTGAAGCAGTTTTACAAGATCACGAATTTCAGAAACAGACATTCGACTGGTTGGAAGTAGCTCGTCCACAGCTTTTTAATGGATTAAAAGCGATCCCAGGACTATCTCCGCTTCCAGGTGTCGCAAATTATTTTCTGGTTAAATCTGAACGTTCCGTCTCGCAATTACAGAAACAATTACTAGAACACGATAAGATTCTTATTCGAGATTGCTTGAGTTTTGCGGAATTGGGCGATCGCTATTTTCGAGTGGCGGTTCGCTTACCTGCGGAAAATCAGCGTTTAATTGATGGGCTAACTTCATGCCTGCTGACTACGATTTCGTAA
- a CDS encoding pyridine nucleotide-disulphide oxidoreductase dimerisation region (similar to AA sequence:cyanobase_aa:LBDG_18650), with product MPADYDFVIIGYSETGIYAAIEAARKRARVALVEQDCQPKISRGTVLSQFAKIIHQSSRSLFDSDVKLQFDSINRYTDAIAQSHQEYYDRARLEALGIEFISGAGEFCRKPQTGFTVKGRILRSRSYLIATDYTPIVSEMVSASGVEFLTPNSVITKIPESIVMIGDDAIGVEFAQLYSRLGAQVTMLIRQPHLLSIADLETAFLVQSALEAEGIRIINALHIRDVRQNGNRKIIDIENYTIEADELFIAAGWQQNVSNLNLQALEIDSPIQLNDRLQTNHPRVYWITHPIQSIARYQTDIVLKNLSSLPIYKVDYDRVVQSVATDPEFAWIGMTETQAIRRYRRDVMILRLPFNTLMQAQITGATTGLFKLIVRRNGQILGAHIVGERATELIHLMSIAISENLKVQYFDRFSYASPAFSEIFRTAAHEYRKLRRNYFLQDLQESYFAWQRNRTNLDGRR from the coding sequence ATGCCTGCTGACTACGATTTCGTAATTATCGGATACTCAGAAACGGGAATTTATGCGGCAATCGAAGCGGCTCGAAAACGGGCAAGGGTCGCTCTGGTAGAGCAAGATTGTCAGCCGAAAATTTCACGCGGAACTGTCCTTTCTCAGTTTGCAAAAATAATTCATCAAAGTTCTCGATCGCTCTTCGATTCGGATGTAAAACTTCAGTTTGATTCGATCAATCGATATACAGATGCGATCGCTCAATCTCATCAGGAATATTACGATCGAGCCAGATTAGAAGCGTTAGGAATTGAGTTCATTTCCGGTGCAGGTGAATTCTGTCGCAAGCCCCAGACTGGATTTACGGTAAAAGGTCGAATTCTGCGATCGCGTTCTTATCTAATCGCAACCGATTACACGCCGATCGTTTCCGAAATGGTGAGCGCTTCAGGCGTTGAATTTCTCACTCCGAATTCTGTGATTACGAAGATTCCAGAATCGATCGTGATGATTGGCGATGATGCGATCGGGGTTGAGTTTGCTCAGTTGTATTCCCGATTGGGCGCACAAGTGACAATGTTAATTCGACAGCCGCACTTGTTATCGATCGCTGATTTGGAAACGGCTTTCTTGGTTCAATCTGCGCTCGAAGCTGAGGGAATCCGAATCATTAATGCGCTACATATTCGAGATGTGCGGCAAAACGGGAATCGAAAAATAATCGATATTGAGAATTATACGATCGAAGCCGATGAGCTTTTTATCGCAGCAGGATGGCAGCAAAACGTTTCTAATTTGAATCTGCAAGCATTAGAAATTGATTCACCGATCCAACTCAACGATCGATTACAGACGAATCATCCTCGCGTTTATTGGATTACTCATCCGATTCAATCGATCGCCCGTTATCAAACCGATATTGTTCTAAAGAATCTATCATCTCTGCCCATTTATAAAGTCGATTACGATCGTGTTGTTCAATCTGTTGCAACTGATCCAGAATTTGCTTGGATTGGAATGACTGAAACTCAAGCGATTCGCCGTTATCGTCGTGATGTGATGATTTTACGTTTGCCGTTTAATACTTTAATGCAGGCACAAATCACCGGAGCAACTACCGGACTGTTTAAACTGATCGTGCGGCGCAATGGTCAAATTTTAGGAGCGCATATTGTTGGAGAAAGAGCGACAGAATTGATTCATTTGATGTCGATCGCAATCTCTGAAAATTTGAAAGTGCAATACTTCGATCGTTTTTCTTATGCGTCTCCAGCATTCTCAGAAATATTCAGAACTGCGGCTCACGAATATCGCAAGTTACGACGAAATTATTTTCTGCAAGATTTACAAGAGAGCTACTTTGCTTGGCAGCGAAATCGGACTAATTTGGACGGGCGACGATAA
- a CDS encoding hypothetical protein (protein of unknown function DUF1460;~similar to AA sequence:cyanobase_aa:PCC8801_4185), with product MRKLYALTTIAFLLGCGTSLEIQPEAPKIALQPVSSISLVPPEPLAKPDQKVFQKITELAIEQHWHRRSLGEITQAVSEQFLETPYAEGLLDRSKNETLFTSLREFDCVLFVETVLAMARGIVNQDYSSNRFTQHLQQQRYENGEINGYCSRLHYFSYWIEDNQRRGIVTDITKELGGISLGKPLNFMSTNWKKYPKLVASEKEHQCIEQMEARLNATTVNYIPTNQIRSRYSELKSGDILAIATRVPGLDVTHTGFVYRSPNGEVGIIHAAPGRGVKISSDLETYLNRVEDAIGVIVARPN from the coding sequence ATGAGAAAATTGTATGCTTTGACAACGATCGCGTTCCTACTCGGATGCGGGACAAGTCTGGAAATTCAACCGGAAGCCCCCAAAATCGCTTTACAGCCTGTTTCTTCGATCTCACTTGTGCCTCCAGAACCCTTAGCGAAACCGGATCAGAAAGTTTTTCAAAAGATTACGGAATTAGCGATCGAGCAACATTGGCATCGTCGATCGCTTGGAGAAATTACTCAAGCCGTTTCGGAACAGTTTCTAGAAACACCTTACGCAGAAGGATTGCTCGATCGATCAAAAAATGAAACACTTTTTACATCGCTACGAGAATTCGATTGTGTATTGTTTGTAGAAACTGTTCTTGCAATGGCACGTGGAATTGTTAATCAAGATTATTCATCGAATCGTTTCACGCAACATCTACAACAACAGCGATACGAGAACGGAGAAATTAACGGCTACTGTAGTCGATTACATTACTTCTCGTACTGGATCGAAGATAATCAACGTCGCGGGATTGTCACTGATATCACGAAAGAGTTGGGTGGAATATCGCTCGGTAAACCGCTCAATTTCATGAGTACGAATTGGAAGAAATATCCGAAATTAGTCGCTAGTGAGAAAGAGCATCAGTGTATTGAGCAAATGGAAGCGCGATTGAATGCGACAACGGTAAATTACATTCCGACGAATCAGATTCGGAGTCGGTATAGTGAACTGAAATCTGGGGATATTTTAGCGATCGCGACTCGTGTTCCTGGTTTAGATGTGACTCATACCGGATTCGTCTATCGCAGTCCAAATGGTGAAGTTGGCATTATTCACGCGGCTCCGGGACGAGGCGTGAAGATTTCTTCAGACTTAGAGACTTATTTGAACCGGGTGGAAGATGCGATCGGGGTTATCGTCGCCCGTCCAAATTAG
- a CDS encoding hypothetical protein (hypothetical protein MicvaDRAFT_0683;~similar to AA sequence:cyanobase_aa:LBDG_47730), whose translation MMMNRDFSSLSRWLVKRSIVLGAFSSIAVLAGWAPDFSAPTVSQAFNSSAFAQESAFTRYVRAAVALEQRRQTLQGQLQQATGGNVPSGVCQNIGQVDSSSRDQVRNLCQQFRQSFYQILADQKPALSIDEFNSFQSQVGSRQMCERVAQEARRLQLGEISCKDAK comes from the coding sequence ATGATGATGAACCGTGATTTTTCTTCTCTCTCTCGTTGGCTCGTTAAACGCTCGATCGTGTTAGGTGCATTTTCTTCGATCGCGGTCTTAGCAGGCTGGGCACCTGATTTTTCTGCCCCAACCGTGTCCCAAGCCTTCAATTCTTCCGCGTTCGCCCAAGAGTCCGCCTTCACTCGCTATGTTCGAGCAGCAGTCGCCTTAGAACAACGTCGTCAGACCCTTCAAGGGCAACTCCAACAAGCGACAGGCGGTAATGTTCCGAGCGGCGTTTGTCAGAATATCGGTCAGGTTGATTCAAGTTCACGCGATCAAGTGCGGAATTTGTGTCAGCAGTTTCGTCAAAGCTTCTACCAAATCTTGGCGGATCAGAAGCCAGCTTTGTCGATCGACGAATTTAATTCGTTCCAAAGTCAAGTCGGCAGTCGGCAAATGTGCGAACGGGTCGCCCAAGAAGCGCGTCGTCTTCAGTTAGGCGAAATTAGCTGTAAGGATGCTAAGTAA
- a CDS encoding hypothetical protein (hypothetical protein glr1292;~similar to AA sequence:cyanobase_aa:LBDG_04300): MTGQLLNSEEIVTELDISHLTIEDDTPVDNIQSEKQQRLLVEPLYSAKVLSSLFLVAANVGLFYKLKSDPVVPDVMLSLGIQCAEDFSQKANRSYFVWEFGKLPEVCIEIVSNAEGDELILSRKSQQKGKSIAKKELYSQIGIPYYVVFDPLQRIQGENEMNGAMLRVWSNFAGRCTELTARQGITEVGQWIWLEEVGLGLTLWSGQFEDDVMRLWLRWCDRTGQVVPTGAELAEIERQRAETERQRAEEAEAKAQRLAERLRSMGIDPDEV; the protein is encoded by the coding sequence ATGACTGGTCAACTGCTGAATTCAGAAGAAATCGTCACGGAGCTAGACATTAGCCATTTGACGATCGAGGACGATACGCCCGTGGACAATATCCAATCTGAAAAGCAACAACGGCTCCTCGTTGAACCGCTTTACAGTGCCAAAGTACTCTCATCCCTGTTTCTGGTGGCGGCAAATGTTGGGCTGTTCTATAAGCTGAAGAGCGATCCGGTCGTTCCTGATGTCATGCTCAGTTTGGGTATTCAGTGTGCCGAAGACTTTTCTCAAAAAGCGAATCGTTCTTACTTTGTGTGGGAATTTGGCAAGCTTCCAGAAGTTTGTATCGAAATTGTCTCGAATGCGGAAGGCGATGAACTGATTTTGAGCCGAAAATCGCAGCAGAAGGGAAAGTCGATCGCTAAAAAAGAACTCTATTCCCAAATTGGCATTCCTTACTACGTCGTGTTCGACCCATTGCAACGAATCCAGGGTGAGAACGAGATGAATGGCGCAATGTTACGAGTCTGGTCGAATTTTGCGGGTCGATGTACCGAGTTAACTGCACGGCAAGGCATCACAGAGGTCGGACAGTGGATTTGGCTAGAGGAAGTGGGATTGGGACTCACGCTCTGGTCAGGACAGTTTGAAGATGACGTGATGCGGCTCTGGTTGCGGTGGTGCGATCGAACCGGACAAGTCGTTCCCACAGGTGCAGAACTGGCAGAAATTGAGCGGCAACGAGCAGAAACCGAACGGCAACGGGCAGAGGAAGCCGAGGCGAAAGCGCAACGATTGGCGGAACGATTACGATCGATGGGAATTGATCCAGACGAAGTTTAA
- a CDS encoding DNA polymerase III subunit delta (similar to AA sequence:cyanobase_aa:LBDG_47740) encodes MGIYFYWGEDSFAISQAVKVLKQKTLDPMWESFNFDKFSSDQSDAVVQALNQAMTPPFGSGNRLVWLADTTLAQRCPEEVLSELDRTISALPESTTLLLTSSTKPDGRLKSTKLLQTHATIQEFSLIPPWKTELIAKQVQQVAQELDLKLTSKAIDYVTEAVGNDTRQLYSELEKLKVFAGETKKPLDENAIAPLVTASTQSSLKLLAAIRQGKTAESLELVADLLRQNEPALRIVSTLVGQFRLRLWIKLMLESGERDDREIAKAAELNNPKQLYFLKQELFSTSVAQLQRVLPILLDLEFSLKRGSDETIALQTKTIELCQIFQRR; translated from the coding sequence ATGGGGATTTACTTTTATTGGGGCGAGGATAGTTTTGCGATTTCCCAAGCGGTGAAAGTCTTGAAGCAGAAGACGCTTGACCCAATGTGGGAAAGTTTTAATTTTGATAAATTTTCGTCAGATCAAAGTGATGCCGTGGTGCAGGCGCTCAATCAAGCGATGACTCCACCGTTTGGATCGGGGAATCGCTTAGTTTGGCTAGCGGATACGACTTTGGCACAACGCTGTCCAGAAGAAGTTTTGAGCGAACTCGATCGAACAATTTCCGCTTTGCCTGAAAGTACGACTCTTTTGCTCACCAGTTCAACGAAACCGGACGGGCGCTTGAAATCAACGAAACTGCTACAAACTCACGCCACGATCCAGGAATTTTCGCTGATTCCGCCCTGGAAAACGGAACTGATTGCGAAACAAGTGCAGCAAGTGGCTCAGGAATTGGATTTGAAATTGACCTCGAAAGCGATCGATTACGTCACCGAAGCGGTCGGAAATGATACCCGCCAGCTTTATAGCGAACTCGAAAAGCTGAAAGTGTTTGCAGGGGAAACGAAAAAGCCGCTGGATGAGAATGCGATCGCGCCGCTGGTCACTGCCAGCACCCAAAGTTCGCTGAAATTACTTGCCGCAATTCGTCAAGGTAAAACCGCTGAATCTCTGGAATTAGTGGCGGATCTTCTCCGTCAGAACGAACCCGCATTGCGAATTGTCAGCACATTAGTCGGGCAGTTTCGGTTGCGCTTGTGGATTAAATTAATGCTCGAATCAGGAGAACGCGACGATCGAGAAATTGCCAAAGCTGCGGAATTGAACAATCCGAAACAGCTTTACTTTCTTAAACAAGAGCTTTTCTCGACTTCAGTGGCACAGTTGCAAAGAGTTTTACCAATTTTGCTCGATTTGGAATTCAGTCTGAAGCGAGGAAGTGACGAAACGATCGCGCTTCAAACTAAAACGATCGAACTCTGTCAGATTTTCCAACGGCGTTAA
- a CDS encoding hypothetical protein (conserved hypothetical protein;~similar to AA sequence:cyanobase_aa:LBDG_47750), with product MDENYQTFLNRVMRLTLPDTYKSQVQHIQESPKFQRLNGEWIPTPFPGYTVITPPGSEDGKNLGIYESLHRYQEKIAETLGDEMFAPIPPESFHVTIADLIWNGAYLHAAESPGFDDRLRDRVASSLRQSQPMSTGQSIRFQVVGLMVMARAISVCLATTDDMGYERILKLRRSIYQNPDLIEIGIEQQYYFTPHITLGYFGKLSPELDRDRLSQTFDELHQDWLENYPDNEFWIHQAEFRRFNNMAEYVRNPDWATFQF from the coding sequence TTGGACGAGAATTATCAAACTTTCCTCAATCGGGTGATGCGGCTGACGCTTCCAGACACTTACAAGTCTCAGGTGCAGCACATCCAGGAGTCCCCGAAGTTCCAGCGCTTAAACGGCGAATGGATTCCGACTCCGTTTCCAGGCTACACGGTGATTACGCCGCCAGGGTCAGAAGACGGCAAAAATCTGGGCATCTACGAATCTCTACATCGTTATCAGGAAAAGATCGCGGAAACGTTAGGGGATGAGATGTTCGCGCCGATTCCACCTGAGAGTTTTCATGTGACGATCGCAGATCTCATCTGGAATGGGGCTTATCTCCACGCAGCGGAATCTCCAGGGTTCGATGACCGATTGCGCGATCGTGTAGCGAGTAGCTTGCGTCAGAGTCAACCGATGAGTACTGGACAGTCCATTCGCTTCCAGGTGGTTGGATTAATGGTGATGGCACGTGCGATCTCAGTCTGTCTTGCCACGACCGATGACATGGGATACGAACGGATTTTGAAATTGCGTCGATCGATTTACCAAAATCCCGATTTGATCGAGATTGGCATCGAGCAGCAATATTACTTTACGCCGCATATCACGCTCGGATATTTCGGCAAGCTGTCTCCAGAGTTGGATCGCGATCGATTGAGCCAAACGTTCGATGAATTGCATCAAGACTGGCTAGAAAACTATCCCGATAACGAGTTCTGGATTCATCAAGCCGAATTCCGGCGGTTTAATAACATGGCGGAATATGTCCGAAATCCGGATTGGGCGACGTTTCAGTTTTGA